The Candidatus Palauibacter scopulicola genome includes a region encoding these proteins:
- the lysX gene encoding lysine biosynthesis protein LysX — MRVGFLHSLIRKDEKLLIAELRGRSDVELVFLDDRKLAFDFWTVPDVDIVLERCINHSRAMHALRLFEGGGLDCVNRYEVSRRCGDKILTAASLRECGVPQPEARVAFTEASALEAIEELGYPVVLKPAVGSWGRLLSRINDRHAAETVLEHKAILGSYHHSIFFVQKYVEKGGRDIRAFVVGEDCVAAIYRSSGHWITNTARGGTASNCPVTSEIGELSLRAAEAVGGGVVAVDLFESDGGLLVNEVNYTMEFRNSIEATGVNIPERIVSYVVSPERAGDR, encoded by the coding sequence ATGAGGGTCGGCTTTCTGCATTCCCTCATCCGAAAGGACGAGAAGCTGCTGATCGCGGAGTTGCGCGGGCGCAGCGATGTGGAACTGGTGTTTCTGGACGACCGCAAGCTCGCGTTCGACTTCTGGACGGTGCCGGACGTCGACATCGTGCTCGAGCGCTGCATCAACCATTCGAGGGCCATGCACGCGCTGCGGCTGTTCGAGGGGGGCGGGCTCGATTGCGTCAACCGCTACGAGGTGTCGCGCCGCTGCGGAGACAAGATCCTCACGGCGGCGTCGCTTCGGGAATGCGGGGTGCCGCAGCCCGAAGCCAGGGTCGCGTTCACCGAGGCCTCCGCGCTCGAGGCGATCGAGGAACTCGGCTATCCCGTCGTCCTGAAACCCGCGGTCGGCTCATGGGGCCGCCTGCTGTCGAGGATCAACGACCGGCACGCGGCAGAGACGGTCCTCGAACACAAGGCGATCCTGGGCAGCTATCACCACTCGATCTTCTTCGTGCAGAAGTACGTGGAGAAGGGCGGGCGCGACATCCGCGCGTTCGTCGTGGGTGAGGACTGCGTGGCCGCCATCTACCGTTCGTCCGGGCACTGGATCACGAATACGGCCCGCGGCGGAACCGCCTCGAACTGTCCGGTGACGAGCGAGATCGGGGAGCTGTCCCTGCGCGCGGCGGAGGCCGTGGGCGGGGGCGTGGTGGCGGTGGATCTGTTCGAGAGCGACGGCGGACTGCTCGTGAACGAAGTGAACTACACGATGGAGTTCAGAAACAGCATCGAGGCGACGGGCGTGAACATTCCGGAGCGGATCGTGTCGTACGTCGTCTCGCCGGAGCGGGCGGGGGACCGATGA
- the argC gene encoding N-acetyl-gamma-glutamyl-phosphate reductase, translating to MIRASIAGGSGYAGGELLRLLLGHPDVEVGQITSERFAGRFAHRVHPNLRGVTRLRFCALDELSECDVLFLCLPHGESSRRIDEFRSLAGRIVDLGADFRLPDGADYERFYGRPHPRPELLGSFVYGIAEVNREALAAADLVACAGCNATASILGLLPLYREGVADSAVIEVKVGSSEAGNRASEGSHHPERSGAMRSYRPTGHRHAAEIRTVLGGEVHFSATAVEMVRGVLATCHVFLNRELDEKALWKIYRSAYADEPFVRIVKERSGIHRYPDPNLLAGANFCDVGFERDSLSNRVVVLSAIDNLMKGAAGQAVQAFNVMHGLPESRGLEFPGLHPA from the coding sequence ATGATCCGCGCGTCGATCGCGGGCGGCTCGGGCTACGCCGGCGGGGAACTGCTGCGGCTCCTGCTCGGCCACCCCGACGTCGAGGTGGGGCAGATCACGTCGGAGCGCTTCGCGGGACGGTTCGCGCACCGGGTCCACCCCAACCTGCGCGGCGTCACGCGGTTGCGCTTCTGCGCGCTCGACGAGCTGTCGGAGTGCGACGTGCTCTTCCTCTGTCTCCCGCACGGGGAGTCATCCCGCCGCATCGACGAGTTTCGGTCGCTGGCGGGGCGGATCGTCGATCTGGGGGCGGACTTCCGGCTCCCGGATGGCGCGGACTACGAGCGCTTCTACGGCCGGCCGCATCCCCGGCCGGAACTCCTGGGATCGTTCGTGTACGGGATCGCGGAAGTGAACCGCGAGGCCCTGGCGGCCGCGGACCTCGTCGCGTGCGCGGGCTGCAACGCGACGGCCTCCATCCTGGGTCTCCTTCCGCTGTACCGGGAGGGGGTCGCGGACTCGGCGGTGATCGAGGTGAAGGTGGGATCGAGCGAGGCCGGCAACCGCGCCAGCGAGGGCAGCCACCACCCGGAACGCAGCGGCGCGATGCGGTCGTACCGGCCGACCGGCCACCGCCACGCGGCCGAGATCCGCACGGTCCTCGGTGGCGAGGTGCATTTCTCCGCGACGGCGGTCGAGATGGTGCGCGGCGTCCTCGCCACCTGTCACGTATTCCTGAACCGGGAGCTCGACGAGAAGGCGCTGTGGAAGATCTACCGGAGCGCGTACGCCGACGAACCGTTCGTGCGCATCGTCAAGGAGCGGAGCGGCATCCACCGCTATCCCGACCCCAACCTCCTGGCGGGCGCGAACTTCTGTGACGTGGGTTTCGAGCGCGATTCTCTCTCGAACCGGGTCGTGGTCCTGAGCGCGATCGACAACCTCATGAAGGGAGCGGCGGGACAGGCGGTACAGGCGTTCAACGTGATGCACGGGTTGCCGGAGTCGCGGGGGCTCGAGTTCCCCGGGCTGCACCCGGCCTGA
- a CDS encoding acetylornithine/succinylornithine family transaminase, whose amino-acid sequence MKSSELERKYALEVFPKRDITIVRGEGACVWDDEDRRYIDCVGGIGVASIGHANPEVAEAVAEQARVLVSCPGIFYNDVRARLLAELVSIAPAGLTGAFLCNSGAEAVEAAIKFARLATGRAGVVSAMRGFHGRTLGALSATHKKEYREPFGPLVPGFSFVPFNHVEKLRAAVGEDTAAVIVEPVQGEGGVRPASPDYLQAARRICDEAGAVLVFDEIQTGFCRTGRMFAGDRYGVAPDVLCLAKAIAGGVPLGAVLAQERLQPPPGRHGTTFGGNPLACAAALAAIRFMRDERLDERAEALGARFSERFSRQRPARVRAVRQVGLMIGIELRERCRPYLEPLAERGVLALPAGTTVIRLLPPLVITEAQVDEVADTLTEVLSV is encoded by the coding sequence ATGAAGTCGAGCGAACTGGAGCGGAAGTACGCCCTCGAGGTCTTCCCCAAGCGGGACATCACCATCGTGCGGGGTGAGGGCGCGTGCGTGTGGGACGACGAGGACCGGCGCTACATCGATTGTGTGGGCGGCATCGGCGTGGCGAGCATCGGCCACGCGAACCCCGAGGTGGCCGAGGCGGTGGCGGAGCAGGCGCGCGTGCTCGTCTCCTGTCCCGGGATCTTCTATAACGACGTCCGCGCGCGGTTGCTGGCCGAACTCGTTTCCATCGCGCCGGCGGGGCTCACGGGCGCCTTCCTCTGCAACTCCGGGGCGGAGGCGGTGGAGGCCGCGATCAAGTTCGCGCGGCTCGCGACGGGAAGGGCGGGCGTCGTGTCCGCGATGCGCGGCTTCCACGGGCGGACGCTCGGAGCGCTGAGCGCGACGCACAAGAAGGAGTACCGGGAGCCGTTCGGGCCGCTCGTGCCGGGGTTCTCGTTCGTGCCCTTCAACCACGTCGAGAAGCTGCGCGCGGCCGTGGGCGAGGACACGGCGGCGGTGATCGTCGAGCCGGTGCAGGGCGAGGGAGGCGTGCGGCCGGCCAGCCCGGACTACTTGCAGGCGGCGCGCCGCATCTGCGACGAGGCCGGTGCGGTGCTGGTGTTCGACGAGATCCAGACGGGCTTCTGCCGCACCGGCCGCATGTTCGCCGGCGATCGCTACGGCGTCGCGCCGGATGTCCTCTGCCTTGCCAAAGCGATCGCGGGCGGCGTTCCGCTGGGGGCGGTCCTGGCGCAGGAACGGTTGCAGCCGCCGCCCGGGCGGCACGGCACGACCTTCGGCGGCAACCCGCTCGCCTGCGCCGCCGCCCTGGCCGCGATCCGCTTCATGCGGGACGAGCGGCTCGACGAGCGCGCCGAGGCGCTGGGCGCCCGCTTCAGCGAGCGCTTCTCCCGCCAACGGCCGGCCCGCGTGCGCGCCGTGCGGCAGGTCGGCCTCATGATCGGCATCGAACTCCGCGAGCGCTGCCGCCCCTACCTCGAGCCTCTCGCGGAGCGCGGCGTCCTCGCGCTCCCGGCCGGCACCACGGTCATCCGGCTGCTGCCGCCTCTCGTGATCACCGAAGCGCAGGTCGACGAAGTGGCGGACACGCTGACAGAGGTACTGTCCGTCTGA
- a CDS encoding class II glutamine amidotransferase, giving the protein MCRILCVRSDEPFDMAPHLAAFARIARESREYQGDGWGCAWIDADGWRVYRDISPVWEDAAAPSGRTTLLLAHARSAYRGEGIRVENNMPFFDGEHAFIFNGELHGVRIKERGRIGAEKVLNFVKRFGDGDMGLALERGLDAIEKRTRYVRAMNLIVADSARRVHYATRFSEDPDYFRLHAARRGDVRILCSAPYPDSQPASDGRWAWTPVANGAIGTL; this is encoded by the coding sequence GTGTGCCGCATCCTCTGCGTCCGCAGCGATGAGCCCTTCGACATGGCGCCGCACCTCGCCGCCTTCGCGCGGATCGCCCGGGAGAGCCGCGAGTACCAGGGCGACGGATGGGGATGCGCGTGGATCGATGCCGACGGGTGGCGCGTCTACCGCGACATCTCGCCGGTGTGGGAGGACGCCGCGGCGCCGTCCGGGCGGACGACGCTGCTGCTCGCCCACGCGAGGAGCGCCTATCGCGGGGAAGGGATTCGGGTGGAGAACAACATGCCGTTCTTCGACGGGGAACACGCCTTCATCTTCAACGGAGAACTGCACGGCGTCCGCATCAAGGAGCGGGGGCGGATCGGCGCGGAGAAAGTGCTCAACTTCGTCAAGCGCTTCGGCGACGGAGACATGGGCCTCGCGCTGGAGCGGGGACTCGACGCCATCGAAAAGCGCACCCGTTACGTGCGGGCGATGAACCTGATCGTCGCCGACTCGGCGCGGCGGGTGCACTACGCGACCCGGTTCAGCGAGGACCCGGACTACTTCCGGTTGCACGCCGCCCGCCGGGGCGACGTGCGGATCCTGTGCTCGGCGCCCTATCCGGATTCGCAGCCGGCGTCGGACGGCCGGTGGGCGTGGACGCCGGTCGCGAATGGCGCCATCGGGACGCTCTGA
- a CDS encoding TIGR02206 family membrane protein, whose protein sequence is MSGFFGTVRVPFDLFGPVHLATIGALAAVGICLIRAGLATDERGRRRLRMALCLAILFLLLGRHVWKAAMGLWAVQNDIPLHLCAIMAWVTVFGLWARHPRALRLMYFLGVAGAVQALLTPDAEFGAVHFTFFESAGSHGAVVIAGVWAVMVEGYRPTARDPWIAFGLLNLYAAVVFPVNRLLGANYLYLIDKPPVPTILDYFPGWPWYIPLLEPLAIGLFLLLWLPFRNPAAD, encoded by the coding sequence ATGAGCGGGTTTTTCGGGACGGTACGGGTGCCGTTCGACCTCTTCGGCCCGGTCCATCTTGCGACGATCGGCGCCTTGGCGGCGGTCGGCATCTGCCTGATACGCGCCGGTCTGGCGACCGATGAGCGGGGTCGCCGCCGCCTCCGCATGGCGCTGTGCCTCGCGATTCTCTTCCTCCTCCTTGGGAGGCACGTCTGGAAGGCCGCGATGGGGCTCTGGGCGGTGCAGAACGACATACCGCTGCACCTTTGCGCCATCATGGCGTGGGTCACCGTCTTCGGGCTGTGGGCCCGGCATCCGCGGGCCCTCCGCCTCATGTACTTCCTCGGAGTGGCAGGCGCGGTGCAGGCCCTCCTGACCCCGGATGCCGAGTTCGGCGCCGTGCACTTCACCTTCTTCGAGTCGGCGGGGTCGCACGGGGCCGTCGTCATTGCCGGCGTGTGGGCAGTGATGGTCGAAGGCTATCGGCCGACGGCGCGCGACCCGTGGATCGCCTTTGGACTGCTCAACCTGTACGCGGCCGTCGTCTTTCCGGTAAACCGGCTCCTCGGGGCGAACTATCTCTACCTGATCGACAAGCCGCCGGTGCCCACGATCCTCGATTATTTCCCCGGCTGGCCATGGTACATTCCGCTCCTCGAACCTCTGGCCATCGGACTCTTCCTGCTGCTGTGGCTTCCCTTCCGGAACCCGGCGGCCGATTGA
- a CDS encoding GH116 family glycosyl hydrolase, protein YHADTTPYWMVALYEYWRASGDDELLRELWPAYRRAWEWCLSAETDGDGLLENTVGGLAAVEVGGLGAALHQDIYLAGVWVAALEGTEVLAGRMGDAGMANRAREMAPRARKTLNDAYWLEAAGHHAFGILADGGINDHLTVWPATAAAFGLFDGARARSTLTRLAGDRISSDWGAHMLSTESELYHPLQYNMGTVWPFVTAYVSWAQYRYRRPWAGFHLIDAVKQMTFDWSLGRHPELLSGTFYQPLDQTVPHQFFATSALVTPLLRGVIGWEPDAPRGRARLAPQLPPDWPEVAVRRLRAGETTTDVEILQRWTAEGGGRRTRLTTAGPPLTFEFVPDVPAGARNVTYRVNGAATEVSPDGSVDVTVGDAASAGTRAEVVVAWEGGLAVAPPRIDLEPGRTSDGLRILEFGADSVGWRLSVEGTAGRTYEVASFGTPVESAVMQGEARVSDRGVGVIEVEFAEGEGRVQATVRLTPAG, encoded by the coding sequence TACCACGCGGACACCACGCCCTACTGGATGGTCGCACTGTACGAGTACTGGCGGGCGAGCGGGGACGACGAACTGCTGCGCGAGCTGTGGCCGGCCTACCGGCGCGCGTGGGAATGGTGCCTCAGCGCCGAGACGGACGGGGACGGCCTCCTCGAAAACACGGTGGGCGGGCTCGCAGCGGTCGAGGTCGGGGGCCTCGGGGCCGCGCTCCACCAGGACATCTACCTGGCAGGGGTCTGGGTCGCGGCGCTCGAGGGCACCGAAGTGCTCGCCGGGCGCATGGGCGATGCCGGGATGGCGAACCGGGCGCGGGAGATGGCGCCCCGCGCGCGGAAAACGCTGAACGACGCGTACTGGCTTGAGGCGGCGGGACACCATGCCTTCGGGATCCTCGCCGATGGCGGCATCAACGACCACCTGACCGTGTGGCCGGCCACAGCGGCCGCGTTCGGCCTGTTCGACGGGGCGCGCGCGCGATCGACTCTGACCCGCCTCGCGGGCGATCGGATCTCGTCGGACTGGGGCGCCCACATGCTCTCGACGGAGAGCGAACTGTATCACCCGCTCCAGTACAACATGGGCACGGTGTGGCCCTTCGTGACGGCGTACGTGTCGTGGGCCCAGTACCGGTACCGGCGTCCCTGGGCCGGATTCCATCTCATCGACGCCGTGAAGCAGATGACCTTCGATTGGAGTCTCGGGCGGCACCCCGAGTTGCTCTCCGGCACGTTCTACCAGCCCCTCGACCAGACGGTCCCCCACCAGTTCTTCGCGACGTCGGCGTTGGTGACGCCGCTCCTGCGCGGCGTCATCGGCTGGGAACCCGATGCTCCGCGTGGCAGAGCTCGACTCGCCCCGCAACTCCCACCGGACTGGCCGGAGGTGGCGGTGAGGCGGCTCCGGGCCGGGGAGACGACGACCGATGTCGAAATCCTGCAACGGTGGACAGCGGAGGGCGGCGGGCGGCGCACGAGGCTTACGACCGCCGGACCGCCCCTGACCTTCGAGTTCGTGCCCGACGTGCCGGCGGGGGCCCGCAACGTGACGTACCGAGTGAACGGGGCCGCCACGGAGGTGTCGCCCGACGGAAGCGTGGACGTGACCGTCGGGGACGCGGCGTCGGCGGGGACCCGGGCGGAAGTCGTCGTCGCGTGGGAAGGCGGACTCGCGGTCGCCCCGCCCCGCATCGACCTCGAGCCCGGCCGGACGAGCGACGGACTGCGGATTCTGGAATTCGGCGCCGACTCCGTCGGGTGGCGGCTCTCCGTTGAAGGGACGGCGGGCCGCACCTACGAAGTCGCGTCCTTCGGCACCCCGGTGGAGTCCGCGGTCATGCAGGGCGAGGCACGGGTCTCGGATCGCGGCGTTGGCGTCATCGAGGTCGAGTTCGCCGAGGGAGAGGGGCGCGTCCAGGCGACCGTCCGCCTGACACCGGCCGGATAG
- the nagB gene encoding glucosamine-6-phosphate deaminase, whose protein sequence is MSTAAHARRERVPVRIMPDHDSIAAEVAGRIAALLRKRAENGRPAVLGLATGATPVGVYRELIRLHRDEGLDFSNAIAFNLDEYFPMRPGSFHSYHRYMREYLFDHVNIAPAHCHIPRGDVPEAEVEAHCAEYERRIREAGGIDFQILGIGRSGHIGFNEPGSERDSRTRRLYLDTVTRSDAASDFFGEENVPPQAITMGVATILEAREVVLLATGEHKAEIVRRAVEGEVHADVAATFLQQHAAATVYLDPAASSDLTRVRTPWLVGDVEWTPERETAAVVWLSERTDKSILHLGTDDYRAHHLAPLTSRHGSAGPINGQVFNALISRIRGKSRLPRGQDIVVFSPHPDDDVISMGGLLRKLVENGNRITVAYQTSGNIAVFDHEVRRYLDFLRRAAGIIDLGDASSLEGVLRSLEDRLAGKEPGDIDPGVVQQLKRIIRETEATAAIESLGLSADRARFLNQPFYQTGAVRKNPITSEDVEIVAQLLEEVRPMIVFAAGDLSDPHGTHRMCLETVEAALAAYSGDPPWLWLYRGAWQEWDLDEATVFVPLSEAELRGKVQAIFRHESQKDSAPFPGPDPREFWQRVVERNRDTANRLAALGLPAYYAMEAYVTLQDGQRVEGPEIPTSSLADADA, encoded by the coding sequence ATGAGCACCGCCGCGCACGCGCGCAGGGAGCGCGTGCCCGTCCGGATCATGCCGGACCACGACAGCATCGCCGCCGAGGTCGCCGGGCGGATCGCGGCTCTCCTGCGGAAGAGGGCCGAGAACGGGCGCCCCGCCGTTCTCGGCCTCGCGACCGGCGCCACGCCCGTCGGCGTCTACCGCGAACTCATCCGCCTGCACCGGGACGAAGGGCTCGACTTCTCCAACGCGATCGCCTTCAACCTCGACGAGTACTTCCCGATGCGGCCCGGCAGCTTCCACAGCTATCACCGCTACATGCGGGAGTACCTGTTCGACCATGTGAACATCGCCCCGGCGCACTGCCACATTCCGCGCGGCGACGTGCCGGAAGCGGAGGTCGAGGCACACTGCGCCGAGTACGAGCGCCGAATCCGGGAGGCGGGCGGCATCGACTTCCAGATTCTCGGGATCGGGCGCAGCGGCCACATCGGCTTCAACGAGCCGGGGTCCGAGCGCGACTCCCGCACCCGGCGGCTCTACCTGGACACCGTCACCCGGAGCGACGCCGCGTCCGATTTCTTCGGCGAGGAGAACGTGCCCCCGCAGGCGATCACGATGGGCGTGGCCACGATCCTCGAGGCGCGGGAAGTCGTCCTCCTCGCGACGGGAGAGCACAAGGCCGAGATCGTGCGTCGAGCCGTCGAGGGGGAGGTTCACGCGGACGTCGCCGCGACCTTCCTCCAGCAACACGCCGCCGCGACGGTCTATCTCGATCCGGCCGCCTCCTCCGATCTCACCCGCGTCCGCACGCCGTGGCTCGTGGGCGATGTCGAGTGGACGCCGGAGCGCGAGACCGCGGCCGTCGTCTGGCTGAGCGAACGCACCGACAAGTCGATCCTGCACCTCGGGACCGACGACTATCGCGCGCACCACCTCGCGCCGCTCACCTCCCGGCACGGCTCGGCCGGGCCGATCAACGGGCAGGTCTTCAACGCACTCATCTCCAGGATCCGGGGGAAGAGCCGGCTGCCGCGCGGCCAGGACATCGTCGTCTTCTCGCCTCACCCGGACGACGACGTGATCTCGATGGGGGGACTGCTGCGCAAGCTGGTCGAGAACGGCAACCGCATCACCGTGGCATATCAGACTTCAGGGAACATCGCCGTCTTCGACCACGAGGTGCGCCGGTACCTGGATTTCCTGCGGAGGGCGGCGGGCATCATCGACCTTGGCGACGCCTCCAGCCTCGAGGGGGTGCTGCGGTCGCTCGAAGACCGGCTCGCCGGCAAGGAGCCGGGCGACATCGATCCCGGCGTGGTTCAGCAGCTCAAGCGGATCATCCGCGAGACCGAGGCCACGGCCGCCATCGAATCGCTGGGGCTCTCCGCCGACCGCGCCCGCTTCCTGAATCAGCCGTTCTATCAGACGGGAGCGGTGAGAAAGAACCCGATCACGTCGGAGGACGTGGAGATCGTCGCGCAACTGCTGGAGGAGGTGCGACCGATGATCGTGTTCGCCGCCGGGGACCTCTCCGACCCGCACGGCACGCACCGCATGTGCCTCGAAACGGTCGAGGCGGCGCTCGCCGCCTACAGCGGCGATCCGCCGTGGCTCTGGCTTTACCGCGGGGCGTGGCAGGAGTGGGATCTGGACGAAGCGACCGTCTTCGTGCCGCTTTCCGAAGCCGAACTCCGCGGCAAGGTCCAGGCGATCTTCCGGCACGAGTCGCAGAAGGATTCGGCACCCTTCCCCGGACCGGATCCGCGCGAATTCTGGCAGCGCGTCGTCGAGCGAAACCGGGATACCGCCAACCGGCTGGCGGCGCTGGGCCTGCCGGCGTACTACGCCATGGAGGCGTACGTGACGCTGCAGGATGGGCAGCGGGTCGAGGGTCCGGAGATCCCCACCTCCTCCCTCGCGGACGCGGATGCGTGA
- a CDS encoding [LysW]-aminoadipate kinase, whose translation MPEPMRGESDGLLIVKIGGGESINLDAIARDLAGLSGPFVIVHGANALRDSLARRLGVEKRVLTSVSGHESVQSDRDLIDVMLMAYAGVRNKRIVELLQGHGVNAVGLTGLDGALVRGRRNRGIRVREGGKTLIKRDLSGKPAEVNRKLLGLLLDGGFTPVVTVPLIDEHNVAINSENDDVVTLLSAELGAECVIQLIEAPGFLDDPDDPASVVARVARAELARRESEARGRMKRKLLALRRLVESGTTRVVIADGRIERPVTDALAGRGTVIG comes from the coding sequence ATGCCGGAACCGATGCGGGGCGAGTCCGATGGGCTGCTCATCGTCAAGATCGGCGGTGGAGAGTCCATCAACCTGGACGCGATCGCCCGCGACCTCGCGGGCCTTTCCGGTCCGTTCGTCATCGTGCACGGCGCAAACGCGCTGCGCGATTCCCTTGCCCGACGGCTCGGGGTCGAGAAACGCGTCCTCACGTCGGTGTCAGGACACGAGAGCGTGCAGTCCGACCGCGACCTGATCGACGTGATGCTCATGGCCTACGCCGGCGTGCGCAACAAGCGCATCGTCGAACTGCTGCAGGGTCACGGCGTGAACGCGGTCGGGCTCACCGGGCTCGACGGCGCGCTCGTGCGCGGACGCCGCAACCGGGGGATCCGGGTGCGAGAGGGCGGCAAGACGCTGATCAAGCGGGACCTGTCCGGGAAGCCGGCGGAGGTGAACCGCAAACTGCTGGGGTTGCTCCTCGACGGCGGCTTCACGCCCGTGGTGACGGTGCCGCTGATCGACGAGCACAACGTGGCGATCAACTCGGAGAACGATGACGTCGTGACCCTGCTCAGCGCCGAACTGGGAGCGGAGTGCGTGATCCAGTTGATCGAGGCGCCCGGTTTCCTGGACGACCCTGACGATCCGGCGTCGGTCGTCGCACGTGTCGCGCGCGCGGAACTGGCGCGTCGCGAAAGCGAGGCGCGCGGGCGCATGAAGCGGAAGCTGCTCGCCCTGCGGAGACTCGTGGAGTCCGGCACGACCCGGGTCGTGATTGCGGACGGGCGCATCGAACGGCCGGTCACGGACGCGCTGGCCGGACGGGGCACGGTGATCGGATGA